The uncultured Subdoligranulum sp. genomic sequence TCGGAGCTGAACTGGGTGAAGACTTCCAGTTCACGGTACCGGGCCAGGTCGATACGCAGGGTACCGGCGGTCTTCTTGATGGCCCGGGTCTGGGCGGCGCCGCCCACACGGGACACCGACAGACCCACGTTGACGGCCGGGCGCTGGCCCGAGAAGAACAGGCCGCTTTCCAGGTAGATCTGGCCGTCGGTGATGGAAATGACGTTGGTGGGAATGTAGGCCGAAACGTCGCCGGCCTGGGTCTCGACGATGGGCAGGGCCGTCATGGAACCGCCGCCGTACTCCTTGGTCAGGCGGCAGGCGCGCTCCAGCAGACGGGAATGCAGATAGAAAACGTCGCCGGGATAGGCTTCACGGCCGGGGGAACGGCGCAGCAGCAAGGACAGCGTACGGTAGGCCACCGCGTGCTTGGAAAGGTCATCGTAGACGATGAGCACGTCCTTGCCCTTGGACATGAAATACTCGCCCATGGCAGCGCCCGCGTAGGGGGCGATGTACTGCATGGAAGCACCCTCGGCGGCGGGGGCCGACACGATGATGCTGTACTCCATGGCGCCGTGCTTCTTCAGGGTCTCCCGCAGGCGGGCGACGGTGGAAGCCTTCTGGCCGATGGCCACGTAGATGCAGATCATGTTCTGACCCTTCTGGTTCAGAATGGCATCGGTGGCGATGGAGGTCTTGCCGGTCTGGCGGTCGCCGATGATCAGTTCGCGCTGGCCGCGGCCGATGGGCACCATGGCGTCGATGGCCAGGATGCCGGTCTGCATGGGCTGGGTGACCGGTTCACGGCTGACTACGCCGGACGCCTCATGCTCGATGGGGCGGGTCTCGGTGCAGTTGACAGGGCCCAGGCCGTCGATGGGCTGGCCCAGGGCGTTGACGGTACGACCGATGAGGGCTTCGCCCACCGGCACGTCGGCGGGACGGCCGGTGCGGCGCACCAGGCTGCCCTCGGTCAGGCCCTCGGCGCTGCCCAGCAGCACCACGCCGGTGCGCTTGCGGCGCAGGTCCAGGATCAGACCGGCGGTGCCATTCTCGAACTCCACGCGCTCGCCGTAGACGGCGTGGCGCAGGCCGCTGACGTTGGCGATGCCGTCGCCGATCTCCATCACGCGGCCGGTCTCGGTGGCCATGGTATCGCCGGCAGAACCGGAGAGGGCTTCCTTCATCTGGGCAGCCAGCTGATCCAGCGTGTCGTCGCTGCTGTTGGTGCTCTCGATGCCGCGGGCCAGACGGTCCAGACGGCCCTTGACGCTGCGGTCATAGGTCACACCGTCGATGTCCAGCACAAAACCGCCCAGCAGGCTGGGATCGATCTTGATCTGCAGCACCACGTTGCTGGCACCGCGCAGCTTGCAGGCCGCCTTGCGAACGGCCTCCTGGGTGGCCTGGTCCGGCTGGCGGGCGCAGGTCATCACACATTCCATACCGCCCTGGGCGTTCAGCGCCAGGCGGGAAAATTCCGGCAGGATCTCCGGCAGGGCGTTCAGATGACCTTCCGCCAGCAGCAGCTGCAGGAAGGCTTTCAGGGCGTCCTGACCGTCCAGCTGCGGCGCACCGGCCAGCAGCTCTTTCTTCTCGGCGTCGGTGGTGGCGTCGCTCAGCAGCACATTCCAGCGCTGGGTATCCGCCATCAGGGCATCGGCGGCAGCGCGCACGGCCCCCGCGTCGCCCTGGGCAGCCCCGAACAGGGCCGCAGCGTAACGCTCGGTCGCTTCGCTCATGCCTGCTCACCCACCTTTGCCAAGAATTCCTCCGCCAGCGCACGGTCGGAGTCGGTATCCAGCCGCTTGCCGGCCACCTCGGTGGCGGCCATCACGGCCAGATGGGCCACCTCACCGCGGGCCGTACGCAGCATCTCGCTGCGCTCGGCCGCAATGCGGGCCTCGGCTTCCGCCGCCGTCTGCTTGGCGTCGGCTTCGGCCTGCGCCAGACGATCGGCGTAGGCCACATCGGCACGGCGCTTGGCGTCCGCCACCAGTTCGGCGGCTTCCTGCCGGGCACCGGCCAGTTTCGTCTCATATTCCTGTTTGCTCTTCTGGGCCTCGGCGTTGTTCTTCGCGGCCTCTTCCACCTGGCTGCGGATCAGCTGTTCACGCTGCTCCAGCACGGCATTGATGCGCCCAAACAGGAATTTGCGGAAAAAGAAATACAAAATCAACAGGTTGACGATGGTAAAAAAGATCGTCCACGGCTGGAAATCCAGCATTTGGGCACACCTCCTTTTAACCCACGAAGATGATGATCAGCGCGGTGATGAAACCGAAGATGGCAGTACCTTCTGCCATGGCGCAGCCCAGCAGCAGGGTGCTGTTGATCTTGCCGGAAGCTTCGGGCTGACGGGCGATGGCGTCGCTGGCGTGGCCGGTGGCGATGCCGATGCCGATACCGGCACCAAAACCGGTGAGAACTGCGAGACCTGCGGCGATGATTCCGATAGACATAGTAGTTTCCTCCTGAAAGTTCTTTTCATGGGAGCGCGGCAAACGCCGCGCGGGTGGGGGCGGGGCTTACTCTTCTTCCTTGATGCCCTCGCCTGCGAACAGAGCGGTCAAAAAGACAAAGACAATGGTCTGGATGAGGCCGTCGAACAGATCAAAGTAGATGCAGAAGACGGCGGGTACCACGGCGGGTACCAGGTACTTGATGATCTCCATGATGATGAATGCGCCCAGGACGTTGCCGAACAGTCGCATGCAGAGCGCCAGCGGACGGATGGCGATTTCCATCAGGTTGATGGGGACCAACACGGGCATGGGGTCGGCAAAACGCTTCAGGCCGCCGCGCAGACCGTTATAGCGGAACTGCGCACCGTAGATCAGCACCAGGCTCATGAACGCCAGGGCGGCGGTCACGCTGACATCCTTGGTGGGGGGCGTCAGACCGAAAATGCTGATGATGTTTGCCAGGCCGATGTAAAGCGCCACGCTGCCCAGATAGGGGGCAAAGGGCCGCCAGTGGGGGCCGATCGTATCCTTGACGAATCCGTTGAGGAACTCCACGGCGGATTCCAGCACGATCTGCAGCTTGCCGGGGTTGCTGACCTTCAGATTGCGGGTGGCCAGCAGCGTGAAGATGATCCAGAACGCCATAATGATCCAGGTCACCAGCACGGCCGAGCTGATGGGGATGCCGCCGAGGACCGGGATCGTAAACGCGGTTTCGTTGGCAAGCGCATCAACCAGGGCTTCTTTAAAACCTTCCAAACTTGTTCACCTCTTTTTCGTCTTTATCTTACGCCGGGCGGTGCGCCGTGGTAAGGCTTACGAAAATAAAAAAAACAAAACCGTGCAAAGGGTCACATTTCCCGCCCGGCCGCGGAGAAACTTTGTGCAAGATTGACGATTCTGTGGGAAGGTGGTATCATTACCGCAGAATCTGTCCTATTCTATAAAGGAGGGCCGTATGGAAAAGAAGTCGACCGGCCATACCGTCTACCATCAGATCCGCCGGGTATCGGTGCTGGGCATCCTGGTGGCCATGGTGCTGGCCACCGGCGCCGGCCTGTCCCTCAACCTCATGCAGGAGCGGCGCTCCCGCAACGATACCCTCATCACCGCTGTGCAGGCGGTATCCCACACGCTGACCATCACCGACGGCGACGACCCGGGACGCCTTATGGAGTACGTCAACCGCACGGTGCAGGGCATCTCAGGCATCGACCTGTTCGCCGTCTACGACGCCGAGGGGCAGCCCGTCTACCTGCAGGATGTCACCGGCAGCACCGACGGCGTCGACGCGCTGGAACCGCTGGATGAGACCCTCATGGGCAAGCTGTCCTCCTCGGAGAATGCCCTGCTGGACGACGCCCGCGCCCCCCAGGGGGCCGACCACTGTGCCTACGCCGCAGTCTACCGGACGGACGGCACCGTCAAGGGCTATGTGATGGCGGGGCTGTATCTCAGCTCCATCCGCTCCACCGGCCTGCGCACGCTGGGGGTGTATCTGCTCATTGGGGCGGCGGCCCTGGGCGTGGGCGCCTTTCTGAGCCTGCGGCTGGCCCAGCGCATCAAGAGCGACCTGCTGGGCTATGAGCCGGATGCCTTCCGGGATTTGTTCCTGCGTCGGATGGAGCTGCTGGACGCCCTGGACGAAGGTCTTCTGGCCATCGACCGGGAGGAGCGCATCATCTACATCAACCGCGCCGCCGCCGAGATGCTCTCCCTTGACAAGAGCGCCGTCATCGGCAAGGCGCTGTCCGAGGTCTATCCCCAGTCCACCATTCCCCGGGTCATCCACACCGAACAGCCGGAGTACAACATCGGTCTGGAATCGCTGCACCATGTGCGGATCCTCTCCGACCGGATGCCGGTGCGCCGGGACGGCCAGATCGTGGGCGCCGTGGCCATCTTCCGCAACCGCACCGAGGTGGCTCACCTGGCCCGGGAGCTCACCGGCGTGCAGCACATGGTGGAGGCCATGCGCGCCTACACCCACGAATTCATGAATAAACTCCACGTCATCCTGGGGCTCTTGCAGCTGGGCGAGGCCAAGCAGGCCGAGGACTACGTGCTCCAGCTGACCCAGACCAAGGCGCTTTCGGTGGGGCGGATCTCCCAGAGCATCGCCGAACCGTCGGTGGCCGCCCTGCTCATCGGCAAGAGCTGCCGGGCGGCGGAGCTGGGCGTACGGCTGACGCTGGACCCCGAGAGCCATCTCAGCGCCGACACCCACTACCTGCCCGCCTCGGGGATGATCACCATTCTGGGCAACCTGATCGAGAACGCCTTTGACGCCTTCGGCAACGCTCCCTCCGACATCCTCCACGAGATCGATGTCTCGGTGCGGGAGAGCGAGCGCGGCCTGATCCTGAGCGTGGACGACAACGCCTGCGGCATGCCGGAGGAGATCCGCGAGCACATCTTTGAGCGGGGCAGCACCTCCAAGGGGGAGGGCCACGGCACCGGACTGTTCCTGGTGAAGAGCGTGGTGGATGCCTACGGCGGCGAGATCCGGGTGGAATCCACCCAGGGTGTGGGCAGTTCCTTCATCATCACTTTCCGTCCGCCCCAGCAGGCGGACACCTGAGAGAGAGGTCATTCATGTATACCGTTGTCATTGTGGAAGACGATCCCATGATCACCGAACTGAACCGCCGCTACGCCGAGAAGGACGGCCGGTTCACCGTGACCCAGACCTTCAGCCAGCCCCGCCGGGCGCTGGACTGGCTGCGGCACAACCCCGCCGACCTGGTGATTCTGGATTTCTACATGCCCCAGATGAACGGGCTGGAATTTCTGCGGGCGGTGCGGGCCGCCGGGGTGGAGTCCGACGTGATCATGATCACCGCCGCCAACGATGCCGCCACCGTGGAGGCGCTGACCCGGCTGGGGGTGGTGGACTATCTGGTAAAGCCCTTCGCCTACGAGCGGTTCTGCCGGGCGCTGGACGCCTTCTGCCGCCGGCGCAGCGCCATGCGGGGAAGTCTCGACCAGAACGCCCTGGACAATCTGCTCCACGCGGTCCCTCCTGCCCCCGCCGCCCTGCCCAAGGGCATGCAGCCCCAGACCCAGGAGCGGGTGCTGGCCTGCATGCGGCAGAATCCCGGCCACGCCTTCACCTGCGAGGAAATTGCCGCCGCATCGGGACTTTCGGTGGTGACGGTGCGCCGCTATATGAGTTTTCTGGCCCAGCAGGGGCAGGTATCCGGGGATATGAACTACGGCACCGGCGGCCGCCCCTGCCTGGTCTACCGGCTGATGGGCTGAAGATACAGAAGAACCGCCGCGCCTTTTGCAGGGCGCGGCGGTTGACTTTTGGGTCAAAAAGTTTTATACTGACTGCTGTACGTTGTTTTTCTATCGTCGGGGCCGGGACCTCTCGCAGGACCTGCCCCGCGTTGTCTTGTGGAAAGGATGTTTCCTATGAGTTCCGGCAAAGCCGCGGCGGTGCGCTCCTTCGGGAAGTTTTCCGCCTCGTCCCTCTCCTCCAGCGTGGTGGACCTGGCTGCCTTCACGGTGCTGTGCGCCCTGCTGCGGCCCTATCTGCAGGAGGGACTGGCCATCGTGGCCGCCACCATTCTGGCGCGGGTGCTCTCCTCGCTGTGCAACTATCTGCTGAACTACTTCCTTGTCTTCCACAGCCACACCGCCCACGGAAAATCCGCCAGCCTCTACACCGTCATCACGGTGGTGAAAACGATGGCCAGCGCCCTGCTGGTGGCCTTCCTGGCAGGGCTGCTGCCCGCCGGGGTGCCCGAACTGGCCGTGAAGATCCCGGTGGATGTAGCCCTCTTCTTCCTGAACTACCTGGCCCAGAAAGCCTTTGTCTATTAAAATTGCCGCAAAAACACCCGGTGCACTGCACCGGGCATTTTTTATGCTATATCGCTCGTGGCCACCGGACCCGATTCCACCACCATGTCCAGCAGTTCCTCGTGGCTGTTGTACCCGTCCATGGGCACCAGCGTCACATCGTAGTAGGTCACCGGCAGGTTGTTTGCCTCCATCACCTGCTTGACGGTATGCAGCACATTGTCCAGGTCCTCCTGTGCCGGGGCGCCGTCCCACAGCACCTGCAGGCAGATCCGGCTGGGCACCTTCTGCAGCACGGAGGGATCGAAGGAGCCATCCAGCGGGAAGTTTTCCAAATAGTTTTCCGGCGTCGAGCGCCCCGAACCGTCCCCGTCCGGCTCCCAGGCCAGGTCCAGCTCCACCGTGCCCATTTCACCGCCGTAGACACCGGCCAGCGTCAGTTCGGGGGCGTCCCGGGCAAGGATTTTGGCGATTTTATCGGCACCTTCCTCCCCCATGCGATAGCAGGTATTCCAGCGGTTTTCCACCTGTTCTTCAGCCCGATCTTCGGTGAAGAGCCAGAAATTCGTTGTCACGTCAAAATGGGTATCGGTGCTGGTCGCCGACTGTACCGTTGCCCCGTAGCGGAAAAACTGCCCGCTGTAGCTGGATGTCACATGAAATTTCTGCCCGGGGTAAAGGGTTTCGGCCCGGTGCAGCGCGCGGCCTTCCGCCCAGGCACGGCTGAGGGGGTCCCCGGTGAAGGCATCCACCGCCAGCAGCAAACAAAGAATGATGAGGATGCCCGCCGCACCGGCCAGGCGCTTTTTGGTCTTGGTTTTCATTTTGTTTTCCCTCCAAAGGCATATTTGAGCAGCGCAGCAGCCAGCGCTCCGATGAGGCAGAGCACCCCCACGATGGCAGCCCCCGCCAGGGCGGAGGTGAGCCAGGCCACGGTACCGTTTGTTTCCGGTACAAAGTACCGGCGGGTATCCACCAGATTGAACACCGCCCAGAGCACCGCGGCCAGCGGCGGTATCACCCGCCATACCCGGCCGCCCATCCAGTAGGTAAACCCGCTGACAAAGGGGAAAATCAGCACAAAGAGCAGCCCGCCGAGGAACTGGATGCGGCTGCTGGCCATCCCCCAGACAAGGCCGCAGACAATAAATGTCACCAGCCAGCCGTTGACCCGGTCCCGCAGCCTGCGCACCACCTTTTCATCGTCGGGCAGTGGGGCGGGGGTGCTGTTCTCCCCCGCTTCGGGCCAGAGGGCACGACAGGCTTCGCAATGCTCCAGATGGGCCCGGACGGCCGCCTCGCTCTCGGGGCTGGCCACCCCGTCCTGCACCAGCGGCAGCAGGTCGCGGCAGATTTCACAGGACAGCGTCACGGGAGGTTCGTGGGCTTTTTTCGGTTCGGACATATCAGTACCCCTCCTTTTGTAGGATTTTTTGCAGCGCGGCCCGGGTGCGGTGTTCCACCACCCGCGCCGAGGATTCGGTGATCTGCAATCGCTGGGCGATCTCGGCGTAGGAATACCCCTGCGCCCGCAGCTCCACCACCTGCCGGGACCGGGGATTCATCTCCGCCAGGGCCCGCCGCACCCCTTCCAGGGCGCGGCGGGCGTCGGTGACTTCGGCCAGGGTATCCTGCCCGAGACACCGCTCCAGCATTGCCTCAGGATCGTCCAGACTGACGGTGTCCCGCCGTTTGCGCAGGCTTTCCAGCCAGATGTTGCGGGCGATACCGAAGAGCCAGGTCTTTACCGCGCAATCTCCCCGGAAGGTGGGCAGCCGCCGCAGCGCACGAAGGAAGGTTTCGCTGAGCAGGTCCTCGGCCTCGGCCGTATCCCGGGTCAGATGGCATAAGTAGCGGTAGAGGTCGGCGCGGTACAGATTGTAGAGCGTTTCCAGTTCCGGCAGCTTCACGGGCGGTTCCGCCTCCTTTCAGTAGGATTTCAGGCACCTTACATTCTATTGGTGGCAGGCTCAGCGCGGATGTTACACTTTCCGACAAAAAAATCCCGGACCGCAGGGTCCGGGAATTTTTTACGAGAGAATCCAGTTGAGGATCAGCAGCAGCGCCAGCATCCCCACGTTGCACACCGTGAACCAGACAAGGTAGGTGTTGCGGCGTTCGGGGCTGTTCTGGGCCACCAGCTTGTAGGAGATCAGGCTGGCCATGGACGCGATGAGGGTGCCGAGGCCCCCCAGGTTGCAGCCGATGAGCAGGTCCTTCCAGTCCTGGGTGAAGCCGGAGAGAAGCAGCGCGGCGGGCACGTTGCTGATGACCTGGCTGGCCAGCACCGAGACGGCCACCACATGGCCTTCCAGCACCGAAGCGATGAAGTCCTTGAACCAGCCGACACCCCCCAGGTTGCCGATAAAAATGAAGAAGGCGATGAAGGTGCCCAGCAGCGAGTAGTCCACTTTGGCCAGCACGCCGCGGTCGTAGAAGACCAGGAAGACGGCGGCGATGGCCGCGATGACCAGCGGCGGCAGCACGTCGAAGATGCCCAGCAGGCAGAGCACAAACCCGGCGCCGTAGACCGCCAGCGTGCGGGGCGGGGCCAGTTTGCTCTGGACGGTGGCAGCCTGCACCGGCACAGACTCGCACCGCAGGATCAGCAGCACCAGGCAGACCGCCGACAGCAGTGCGTAGGGCAGCATGAGGCCCACCAGCTCAAAGAAGGACATGCCGGATTTGGTGTACAGGTAGAGGTTCTGAGGGTTGCCCATGGGGGTGAGCATACTGCCCAGGTTGGCCGCCACCGTCTGCAGGATGACCAGCGGCACCACCAGCCAGTCCTGTCCGGCCATGTGGAGCACCACCAGCGCGAAGGGCACAAAGGTGATGAGGGAGACATCGTTGGTGATGACCATGCTGCAGAAGAAGGGCAGGAACACCAGCACAAAGAGCATCTTGCGGGTGGTGTCGGTGCGGCGCAGCAGACAGTTGCCCAGCCAGACGAACAGCCCGGCCTTCTGGAAGCCCTTCATCACCGCCATCAGGCTGAAGAGCATGGCCAGGGTATCCCAGTCGATGTACTCCGCGTAGGCTGCGCTGGGCGGGTTGAAGGCCACCGACACGATGGCCAGCACCGCCGCAATGCACAACACCGTTTCCTGTTTGAAAAAGGCAGCACACCGCTGCCCGAATCCGCTTTTCATTTCCTATGCCTCTTTTACCCAAATTTTCCTACGGTATTATAGAAAACGGGCGGCGGACTGTCAATTCTCTTTTTACACAAAAATCCCGCCGGGCGCAAAGGCCCGGCAGGATTCGGGTTAGGGAGGATTACTCAGCAGGCGGTACGTCGATTTCCATATCCGCCTGGGGATAGGTCACACAGGGATGAATCCAGCCGAACTTGCGGTCGGCTGCACGGCGGCCGTCCCGGCCGTCCGCCACCAGATAGTCGCCGCCCAGCCACTTGCTGTGGCAGTAGCCGCAGCCGCCGGCCCGGCACTTGTTGGGCGCCTGGATGCCGCCCCGCTCCATGGACACCAGCAGCGTCTCGTCCTCCCGGGCAGGCACCGTACAGACCTTGTCCCGGATATGGACGGTGAGGGTGAAGGTGCGGGGATTTTCCACCGCGCGGGCACCGCAACAGGTGGCGTCCTTGCGCACCGCCTTCACCGGCAGCTGCAGGGGTTCCAGCTCCTTCTGGATAAAGGCATACATGGCCGCCGGGCCGCAGAGGAAGAAGGTAACATCCTGCAGATCGGCGTATTTTTTCATCAGTTCCGCCGAGACGAAACCATGCTCGTAGCCTTGCCGCGTTTCGTCGCTGAGAACGTAGACCACCTTCAGAGCGCCTTCTGCCGCCAGGGCGTCCAGTTCGGCCTTGTAGGCCAGATGGGCTTCGTCACGGGCGCCGTAGAAAAGCAGCATCTCGTAGGGCTCATCCCCCTCCTTCCGGCTCTTGGCCATCGAAAGGAAGGGCGTGATGCCGCTGCCGCCTGCCACGCAGACGATCTTCTTGTGATCCCGCAGCGTCTCGTAGTGGAATTCACCGGCGGGCTCGGTCATGAGGAACCGGTCCCCCACCTTGGCCTGGCGGTTGAGGTAGTCCGAGAAGAATCCGGCATCCTCGATGCCCAGGGTCAGCTTGTTTTGCAGGGCTTCCCGGGGGCTGGAGGAGATGGAGTAAGGACGGCTGACCACGCTGCCCTCCACGGTGCCCTGCAGCGAGACATACTGCCCTGCCCGGAAGAAGGGGAAGGCATCGGCATCGGTGCGGCGGAAGGTCAGCTCGGTCATCCGGTCGGTGAGGGCGCGCACGGCGGTGACCTCCACCTCCATGCGGCCGGGATGCAGCGCCTTGGCCATCTCGTTCACACGGTAATGCTGGGGCAGCGGCGTATCGGCACCGGAGGCCAGCTCCTTGCGGCGGTTGGGCACCAACTTGGTGAAGCGGAGCATATCCATGAATCCGAAGATCTGTTTTTTGAAGTTCATATCACTGCGCCTCCTTCTTGAGATCGCCCACCGTCTGGCGGCCGGACAGGTCGCCCGACACATAGGCGCTGGAATAGCCGCTGGAACGCATGGCGTAGCCGCCGGCAAACCGCAGCCCCGGACAGAGGGCGGCGTCCTCCTTCATCATCATCATGCGGGGCATCAGGCTGTCCCAGCCGGCGGTCTCGTAGCCGTAGATGACGCCCTCGGGATGGCCGCAGTACCGGGCATAGGTGGTGGGAGAGGCCACCGCGATCTCCTCGATGGCATCGCGGATTTTGCAGCCGGTCTCCCGCTCAAAGACGTTGATCATGTCCTCGGCCAGACGGTCCTTGGCCTTGAAATAGTCGGTCTCGGAGACGTTGCCCCAGTCATCCGACATGATGAGGGTGGTAAAATACATCATGCAGGTGCCTTCGGGGGAGCACTCGGGGTAGGCGTTGTTCAGACAGACGGTGGCCTGGGCATGGTTGGTGGAGACCTTGCGCATCAGGTCGTACTGTTTGACGGTGTCGGCGGTATCGTAGATGAAGTAGTTGTGGCTCCTGATGCCCAGTTCCTGGGCGGATTTGTTGAGTCCCAGGAAGAGGGTGAAGCCGCGGCCCGCGAAGGTCCGGGCGTTGGTGGCGCGGATCTGGGCCTCGGTGACGGACTTCTTGTCCAGCATCTTGCCGAAAACCAGGTGCGGGGCACAGTTGGCGATGACGTGGCGGGTCTCGATGACGGTGCC encodes the following:
- the atpA gene encoding F0F1 ATP synthase subunit alpha; amino-acid sequence: MSEATERYAAALFGAAQGDAGAVRAAADALMADTQRWNVLLSDATTDAEKKELLAGAPQLDGQDALKAFLQLLLAEGHLNALPEILPEFSRLALNAQGGMECVMTCARQPDQATQEAVRKAACKLRGASNVVLQIKIDPSLLGGFVLDIDGVTYDRSVKGRLDRLARGIESTNSSDDTLDQLAAQMKEALSGSAGDTMATETGRVMEIGDGIANVSGLRHAVYGERVEFENGTAGLILDLRRKRTGVVLLGSAEGLTEGSLVRRTGRPADVPVGEALIGRTVNALGQPIDGLGPVNCTETRPIEHEASGVVSREPVTQPMQTGILAIDAMVPIGRGQRELIIGDRQTGKTSIATDAILNQKGQNMICIYVAIGQKASTVARLRETLKKHGAMEYSIIVSAPAAEGASMQYIAPYAGAAMGEYFMSKGKDVLIVYDDLSKHAVAYRTLSLLLRRSPGREAYPGDVFYLHSRLLERACRLTKEYGGGSMTALPIVETQAGDVSAYIPTNVISITDGQIYLESGLFFSGQRPAVNVGLSVSRVGGAAQTRAIKKTAGTLRIDLARYRELEVFTQFSSDLDAETRQALDHGKRMMALLRQPLCTPMTVARQAVILYIATNGLLNDVPVEKSAAFAKDFADLLEREQADLMKEINETGALSGTATEQIRTTLQSYKEQVSATWKA
- the atpF gene encoding F0F1 ATP synthase subunit B, producing the protein MLDFQPWTIFFTIVNLLILYFFFRKFLFGRINAVLEQREQLIRSQVEEAAKNNAEAQKSKQEYETKLAGARQEAAELVADAKRRADVAYADRLAQAEADAKQTAAEAEARIAAERSEMLRTARGEVAHLAVMAATEVAGKRLDTDSDRALAEEFLAKVGEQA
- the atpE gene encoding ATP synthase F0 subunit C; this encodes MSIGIIAAGLAVLTGFGAGIGIGIATGHASDAIARQPEASGKINSTLLLGCAMAEGTAIFGFITALIIIFVG
- a CDS encoding F0F1 ATP synthase subunit A, with the translated sequence MEGFKEALVDALANETAFTIPVLGGIPISSAVLVTWIIMAFWIIFTLLATRNLKVSNPGKLQIVLESAVEFLNGFVKDTIGPHWRPFAPYLGSVALYIGLANIISIFGLTPPTKDVSVTAALAFMSLVLIYGAQFRYNGLRGGLKRFADPMPVLVPINLMEIAIRPLALCMRLFGNVLGAFIIMEIIKYLVPAVVPAVFCIYFDLFDGLIQTIVFVFLTALFAGEGIKEEE
- a CDS encoding sensor histidine kinase, translating into MEKKSTGHTVYHQIRRVSVLGILVAMVLATGAGLSLNLMQERRSRNDTLITAVQAVSHTLTITDGDDPGRLMEYVNRTVQGISGIDLFAVYDAEGQPVYLQDVTGSTDGVDALEPLDETLMGKLSSSENALLDDARAPQGADHCAYAAVYRTDGTVKGYVMAGLYLSSIRSTGLRTLGVYLLIGAAALGVGAFLSLRLAQRIKSDLLGYEPDAFRDLFLRRMELLDALDEGLLAIDREERIIYINRAAAEMLSLDKSAVIGKALSEVYPQSTIPRVIHTEQPEYNIGLESLHHVRILSDRMPVRRDGQIVGAVAIFRNRTEVAHLARELTGVQHMVEAMRAYTHEFMNKLHVILGLLQLGEAKQAEDYVLQLTQTKALSVGRISQSIAEPSVAALLIGKSCRAAELGVRLTLDPESHLSADTHYLPASGMITILGNLIENAFDAFGNAPSDILHEIDVSVRESERGLILSVDDNACGMPEEIREHIFERGSTSKGEGHGTGLFLVKSVVDAYGGEIRVESTQGVGSSFIITFRPPQQADT
- a CDS encoding response regulator, whose amino-acid sequence is MYTVVIVEDDPMITELNRRYAEKDGRFTVTQTFSQPRRALDWLRHNPADLVILDFYMPQMNGLEFLRAVRAAGVESDVIMITAANDAATVEALTRLGVVDYLVKPFAYERFCRALDAFCRRRSAMRGSLDQNALDNLLHAVPPAPAALPKGMQPQTQERVLACMRQNPGHAFTCEEIAAASGLSVVTVRRYMSFLAQQGQVSGDMNYGTGGRPCLVYRLMG
- a CDS encoding GtrA family protein encodes the protein MSSGKAAAVRSFGKFSASSLSSSVVDLAAFTVLCALLRPYLQEGLAIVAATILARVLSSLCNYLLNYFLVFHSHTAHGKSASLYTVITVVKTMASALLVAFLAGLLPAGVPELAVKIPVDVALFFLNYLAQKAFVY
- a CDS encoding zf-HC2 domain-containing protein; its protein translation is MSEPKKAHEPPVTLSCEICRDLLPLVQDGVASPESEAAVRAHLEHCEACRALWPEAGENSTPAPLPDDEKVVRRLRDRVNGWLVTFIVCGLVWGMASSRIQFLGGLLFVLIFPFVSGFTYWMGGRVWRVIPPLAAVLWAVFNLVDTRRYFVPETNGTVAWLTSALAGAAIVGVLCLIGALAAALLKYAFGGKTK
- a CDS encoding RNA polymerase sigma factor yields the protein MKLPELETLYNLYRADLYRYLCHLTRDTAEAEDLLSETFLRALRRLPTFRGDCAVKTWLFGIARNIWLESLRKRRDTVSLDDPEAMLERCLGQDTLAEVTDARRALEGVRRALAEMNPRSRQVVELRAQGYSYAEIAQRLQITESSARVVEHRTRAALQKILQKEGY
- a CDS encoding SLC13 family permease, yielding MKSGFGQRCAAFFKQETVLCIAAVLAIVSVAFNPPSAAYAEYIDWDTLAMLFSLMAVMKGFQKAGLFVWLGNCLLRRTDTTRKMLFVLVFLPFFCSMVITNDVSLITFVPFALVVLHMAGQDWLVVPLVILQTVAANLGSMLTPMGNPQNLYLYTKSGMSFFELVGLMLPYALLSAVCLVLLILRCESVPVQAATVQSKLAPPRTLAVYGAGFVLCLLGIFDVLPPLVIAAIAAVFLVFYDRGVLAKVDYSLLGTFIAFFIFIGNLGGVGWFKDFIASVLEGHVVAVSVLASQVISNVPAALLLSGFTQDWKDLLIGCNLGGLGTLIASMASLISYKLVAQNSPERRNTYLVWFTVCNVGMLALLLILNWILS
- a CDS encoding iron-sulfur cluster-binding domain-containing protein, with protein sequence MNFKKQIFGFMDMLRFTKLVPNRRKELASGADTPLPQHYRVNEMAKALHPGRMEVEVTAVRALTDRMTELTFRRTDADAFPFFRAGQYVSLQGTVEGSVVSRPYSISSSPREALQNKLTLGIEDAGFFSDYLNRQAKVGDRFLMTEPAGEFHYETLRDHKKIVCVAGGSGITPFLSMAKSRKEGDEPYEMLLFYGARDEAHLAYKAELDALAAEGALKVVYVLSDETRQGYEHGFVSAELMKKYADLQDVTFFLCGPAAMYAFIQKELEPLQLPVKAVRKDATCCGARAVENPRTFTLTVHIRDKVCTVPAREDETLLVSMERGGIQAPNKCRAGGCGYCHSKWLGGDYLVADGRDGRRAADRKFGWIHPCVTYPQADMEIDVPPAE